One genomic segment of Flagellimonas marinaquae includes these proteins:
- a CDS encoding YHS domain-containing (seleno)protein translates to MKTFRNLFLVAFTLFAAISVQAQTPPVDDNGLAIGGYDVVSYFSGEAKKGSKSYAVKHHGATYYFASKANQNAFKKSPKNYLPQFDGYCAWGVGAKDAKFPINPETYTVIDGKLYLFFNGPFNGEPFNTYQDWAQRTTELKKAAHAKWPKVKNSK, encoded by the coding sequence ATGAAAACATTTAGAAATCTATTTCTTGTGGCATTCACATTGTTTGCAGCCATAAGTGTACAGGCCCAGACCCCTCCGGTAGACGATAACGGTCTTGCCATTGGTGGGTACGATGTAGTCTCCTACTTTTCCGGAGAAGCCAAAAAAGGAAGCAAGAGTTATGCGGTAAAGCACCATGGGGCTACCTATTATTTTGCCAGCAAGGCAAATCAGAACGCCTTTAAAAAATCGCCCAAGAACTATTTGCCCCAATTCGATGGGTATTGTGCGTGGGGCGTAGGCGCCAAAGACGCCAAGTTTCCCATCAATCCGGAAACCTATACGGTGATCGATGGAAAATTGTACCTGTTCTTTAACGGACCCTTTAACGGAGAGCCCTTTAATACGTACCAAGATTGGGCACAACGCACCACCGAGCTTAAAAAAGCGGCGCATGCCAAATGGCCCAAAGTAAAAAATAGCAAGTAG
- a CDS encoding OmpA family protein produces the protein MKNILLKSATAFLALTLIISCDAVKNANNTQKGAAIGAGGGAVIGGIIGNNVGKGNTALGAIIGAVVGGAAGGYIGNRMDRQAEQIEEEIPGAEVQRVGEGINVTFSGENGVYFDTNKSDIKGASAATLDKLAGIFKEYPKTNILIEGHTDSDGAAEYNMGLSQRRAQSVTSYLVSKGISSGRFTTKWYGEEQPIESNETAAGKAANRRVELAIIASDELKQEAYEKTEN, from the coding sequence ATGAAAAATATACTTTTAAAAAGTGCAACGGCTTTTTTGGCCCTGACACTAATCATTAGTTGTGATGCCGTTAAAAATGCCAACAATACCCAAAAAGGTGCTGCGATCGGTGCAGGAGGCGGGGCTGTGATCGGCGGAATTATAGGAAACAATGTAGGAAAAGGAAATACTGCCCTGGGCGCCATTATCGGAGCCGTTGTGGGTGGAGCGGCCGGTGGCTATATAGGTAATCGTATGGACCGCCAGGCAGAACAAATCGAAGAGGAAATCCCTGGTGCCGAGGTACAAAGGGTAGGAGAGGGCATCAATGTTACCTTTAGTGGGGAGAATGGTGTTTATTTCGACACTAACAAATCCGACATTAAAGGCGCTTCTGCAGCAACTTTGGATAAATTGGCGGGAATTTTTAAAGAATATCCTAAAACCAATATTCTAATTGAGGGGCACACCGATAGCGATGGCGCGGCCGAATACAATATGGGCCTATCTCAGCGCCGGGCACAATCCGTAACCAGCTATTTAGTTTCCAAAGGAATTTCCAGTGGTCGCTTTACCACGAAATGGTATGGCGAAGAACAGCCTATAGAATCCAACGAAACTGCCGCGGGAAAAGCGGCCAACAGACGAGTGGAGCTTGCTATTATAGCGAGCGATGAGCTAAAACAGGAAGCCTACGAGAAGACCGAAAACTAG
- a CDS encoding EamA family transporter: MGKSSNSALVVLAFFAIYVIWGSTYLLNKIAVLELAPFMLASCRFTLAGLFIFLLAKIMGISLRITKKQALNTIIAGILFLSVGNGLVVWALRYVDTGFAALEISSQPLIILLMMRVLQGKKIQPMSVVGVVLGIIGIYLLVSQKEIITQEESILGMMMIFFCMVCWAYASLFVAKADLPSNYFVNTGYQMFFAGLILSLMSMAFGEEWSSPLVWSTEVQISMVLLIIFGSIVAFTSFNYLLKTVSPEKVATSTYVNPIVALLLGWYFLDEKITLQSVAAAAILLTGVYFINTKKTLAIFERFKR; this comes from the coding sequence ATGGGAAAATCATCAAACTCTGCATTGGTCGTATTGGCTTTTTTTGCCATCTATGTAATATGGGGGTCGACCTATTTGCTGAACAAGATCGCAGTATTGGAACTAGCTCCGTTTATGTTGGCCAGTTGCAGGTTCACATTGGCGGGCCTATTTATTTTTCTTTTGGCCAAAATAATGGGTATCTCTCTTCGGATTACCAAAAAGCAAGCACTAAACACTATAATTGCCGGAATACTTTTTTTAAGTGTGGGCAACGGTCTTGTGGTTTGGGCGTTGCGTTATGTGGATACCGGTTTTGCGGCCTTGGAAATTTCTTCCCAACCTCTGATCATACTTTTAATGATGCGAGTTTTGCAGGGTAAAAAAATTCAACCCATGTCTGTAGTTGGGGTGGTCTTGGGGATAATTGGCATTTATTTGTTGGTAAGCCAAAAAGAGATCATTACTCAAGAAGAATCGATTTTGGGCATGATGATGATTTTCTTTTGTATGGTCTGCTGGGCCTATGCCAGTCTTTTTGTGGCCAAAGCGGATTTACCGAGCAATTACTTTGTAAATACCGGCTACCAGATGTTTTTTGCAGGCCTTATTCTTAGTTTAATGAGCATGGCCTTTGGTGAGGAGTGGTCCTCTCCATTGGTTTGGAGTACAGAAGTGCAGATTTCCATGGTATTGCTCATTATTTTTGGAAGTATTGTCGCATTTACCTCTTTCAATTATTTGTTAAAGACGGTTTCTCCCGAAAAAGTGGCTACCTCCACCTATGTTAACCCCATTGTTGCCTTACTATTGGGCTGGTATTTTTTGGATGAGAAGATTACACTGCAATCGGTAGCTGCGGCCGCCATTCTTTTAACAGGAGTATATTTCATCAACACCAAAAAAACCTTGGCCATATTTGAGCGGTTCAAACGTTAA
- a CDS encoding DUF1837 domain-containing protein, with amino-acid sequence MRSIKERTQNLIHHFKLSTSGQIHGKDSYHLDYEGGVCRQDELSKLIRDTVIFFALSSKELESLDSDSLAKLQKRAWGRISDRKSSMKGDYGELLLFLILEVYYPAKKFVTKARLRSSKGDEIKGYDCAHFSIEDDGEICLWLGEAKFHQSFSSAITKATESINKHLTIKSIKDELSILEGNIDIQGEEAEKLEDFLNSGKSIDKIKFKIPILLTYDSSVVQSNSSICEKFSDELTEELNSHYLNIEGKKFTNPENFELHFILLPLKQVKEIKDFLEIIEKTHK; translated from the coding sequence ATGAGAAGTATTAAAGAAAGAACTCAGAATTTAATACATCACTTTAAGCTTTCAACTTCAGGTCAAATCCATGGTAAGGATTCATATCATTTGGATTATGAAGGAGGAGTATGTAGACAAGATGAATTATCTAAACTTATTCGAGACACAGTTATTTTTTTTGCATTATCATCAAAAGAATTAGAATCGCTTGATTCGGATTCATTGGCTAAACTTCAAAAAAGAGCTTGGGGAAGAATTTCTGACCGTAAATCTTCGATGAAAGGAGATTATGGGGAATTATTACTTTTCTTAATTCTGGAGGTTTATTATCCAGCAAAAAAGTTTGTAACTAAAGCTAGGCTTAGAAGTTCTAAAGGGGATGAAATTAAGGGATATGATTGCGCTCATTTTAGTATTGAGGATGATGGTGAAATATGTTTGTGGTTGGGAGAAGCAAAGTTCCATCAAAGTTTCAGTTCTGCAATTACAAAGGCTACAGAATCTATAAATAAACACCTCACAATAAAATCTATTAAAGATGAACTAAGTATTCTTGAAGGAAACATTGATATTCAAGGGGAAGAAGCGGAAAAATTGGAGGATTTTTTGAATAGTGGAAAATCAATAGATAAGATAAAATTTAAAATACCAATTCTATTAACCTATGATAGTTCTGTTGTTCAGTCTAATTCTTCAATATGTGAGAAGTTTTCCGATGAACTAACAGAGGAGCTAAATTCTCATTACTTAAATATAGAGGGTAAAAAATTTACAAATCCAGAAAACTTTGAACTTCATTTTATTCTACTTCCCTTGAAACAAGTAAAAGAAATAAAGGATTTTCTTGAGATAATTGAAAAAACCCACAAATGA
- a CDS encoding lipocalin family protein, giving the protein MMKRSLLLIAVMGLLLTSCSVSKSARTQRNLFSGTWNLDNVYYENNSGNFKSTIFNDAEDICFEDSEWFFRDNNSTGRYTIKQSSLCQGGDRFFRWSVVEPQQNYQSQLQFKFIDEKRKDISGGYGYRLNIVDLTEQSMTLKSNVSVGGQPVTVVYEFSKK; this is encoded by the coding sequence ATGATGAAACGATCACTATTATTAATTGCCGTGATGGGGCTTTTGCTCACATCATGTTCCGTTTCCAAGAGCGCGAGAACACAAAGAAATTTGTTCAGTGGAACTTGGAACTTGGACAACGTTTACTACGAAAACAATTCAGGTAACTTTAAATCCACCATCTTTAACGATGCAGAGGATATCTGCTTTGAGGATAGCGAGTGGTTTTTTAGGGATAACAACAGTACTGGCCGCTACACGATCAAGCAAAGTTCGCTTTGCCAAGGCGGTGACCGCTTTTTTAGATGGTCCGTTGTAGAGCCCCAACAAAATTACCAAAGCCAATTGCAATTTAAGTTTATCGACGAAAAACGAAAGGATATATCCGGAGGATACGGATACCGTTTGAACATCGTTGATCTAACGGAACAATCCATGACACTTAAATCCAATGTGTCCGTTGGTGGTCAGCCTGTGACCGTAGTTTATGAATTCTCAAAAAAATAA
- a CDS encoding helix-turn-helix domain-containing protein: protein MDIYNTNTLINEQTGNLAFKLSEFDNSCQFCDTHRFNYYSLIWIKKGRGTAQVDFTEYPFTPNTLFAVTPYQPFTFTEEEPLEGVVLNFHPDFFCIHKHHEQVACNGILFNNIYSPPMLCVTDDMKNELERIIEQMYAEVQKSELAQYELLVSYLKIFLISASRAKAKQQPEALEGSTDEKEPFILQKLKNLIETHYKTMHSAGEYADLLNISPKALAKMTKNHFNKTMTNLISERIIIEAKRELYLTNKTVKEIAYDLGYDDEHYFSRFFKNNADISPKTYRETVGFARAASA, encoded by the coding sequence ATGGACATCTACAACACCAACACACTTATTAACGAACAGACCGGGAACTTGGCCTTTAAACTCTCCGAATTTGATAATAGCTGTCAGTTTTGCGATACCCATCGGTTCAATTACTATTCCCTGATCTGGATAAAAAAGGGGAGGGGCACCGCCCAAGTGGATTTTACGGAATATCCCTTTACCCCGAACACGCTTTTTGCCGTAACGCCCTATCAACCCTTTACCTTTACCGAAGAAGAACCTTTGGAGGGCGTGGTTTTAAATTTTCACCCCGATTTTTTCTGCATTCACAAACACCACGAACAAGTGGCCTGCAACGGGATCCTTTTTAACAATATCTATAGCCCGCCCATGCTCTGTGTTACGGACGATATGAAAAACGAGCTGGAACGCATTATAGAGCAGATGTATGCCGAAGTACAAAAATCCGAATTGGCACAGTACGAACTTTTGGTATCCTATCTTAAAATATTTTTGATATCCGCCTCCCGCGCCAAGGCCAAGCAACAGCCCGAAGCCTTGGAGGGCAGCACCGACGAAAAAGAGCCCTTTATATTACAAAAGCTCAAAAACCTGATAGAGACCCATTACAAGACCATGCACTCCGCAGGCGAATATGCCGATCTGCTGAACATTAGCCCCAAGGCCCTGGCCAAAATGACCAAGAACCATTTTAACAAGACCATGACCAACCTGATCAGCGAACGGATCATTATAGAGGCCAAGCGGGAGCTGTACCTTACTAACAAAACGGTAAAGGAGATTGCCTACGACCTGGGGTACGACGATGAGCACTACTTTAGCCGATTTTTTAAGAACAATGCGGACATTTCGCCCAAAACCTATCGCGAAACCGTGGGCTTTGCCCGTGCCGCCTCCGCGTAA
- a CDS encoding cysteine hydrolase, translating to MKNLMRTLSVFMITISGLHAQLPEPGFVIDGSTAIVITDPQNDFLSPDGVAWGAVGQSVQENNTIENLETMFKLGEKYNIPVFISPHYYYEHDHQWKFEGTLEKLMHNITMFDRGDQLNVKGFEGSGADWLPRYKKYINKDRVVVTGPHKVFGSESNDLALQLRKQGVDKVILAGMSGNLCAESHMRELVENGFEVAVVGDATASAKLPGLDGDQAAQTNYKMISSKVFTTDELVKELKMHGIK from the coding sequence ATGAAAAATTTAATGCGAACACTTAGCGTGTTTATGATCACCATTTCGGGGCTACATGCCCAATTGCCAGAACCCGGTTTTGTAATCGATGGCTCTACCGCCATTGTGATCACCGATCCACAAAACGATTTCCTTAGCCCGGACGGAGTGGCTTGGGGGGCCGTAGGGCAAAGCGTACAGGAAAACAACACTATCGAGAACTTGGAGACCATGTTCAAATTGGGAGAAAAGTATAACATTCCTGTGTTTATTTCTCCCCATTACTACTACGAGCACGATCACCAATGGAAATTCGAAGGAACCCTGGAAAAGTTGATGCACAACATTACCATGTTCGATCGTGGAGATCAATTGAACGTAAAAGGATTTGAAGGCTCTGGCGCCGACTGGTTGCCACGGTACAAAAAATACATTAACAAGGATAGGGTAGTGGTTACCGGTCCCCATAAAGTGTTCGGTTCCGAATCCAACGATTTGGCCCTACAGCTAAGAAAACAAGGGGTGGACAAGGTGATCTTGGCCGGAATGTCCGGTAACCTTTGTGCAGAATCGCACATGAGGGAGTTGGTGGAAAACGGTTTCGAGGTAGCTGTTGTCGGCGATGCCACAGCTTCTGCCAAGCTACCTGGGTTGGATGGCGACCAAGCTGCTCAGACTAATTATAAAATGATCTCCAGTAAAGTGTTTACCACGGACGAATTAGTGAAAGAACTAAAAATGCACGGCATAAAGTAA
- a CDS encoding DUF302 domain-containing protein yields MKAHVIRQTVPVPFGQVYKTLKQRITEQGFLLLHEIDTQAIVAKHGVSIAPLRQLLFFHPKYIAEIMANDPLAINDIPLKLVLHQLDETTTQLSFKNPVHSLQDYGLKPEMAVELLNRVQAILSF; encoded by the coding sequence ATGAAAGCACATGTAATACGCCAAACCGTGCCCGTGCCCTTTGGGCAGGTGTACAAAACCTTGAAACAACGAATTACGGAGCAAGGTTTTTTGCTCCTGCACGAAATAGACACCCAGGCCATTGTGGCCAAACATGGGGTAAGCATAGCGCCCTTGCGGCAATTGCTCTTTTTTCACCCGAAATATATTGCGGAGATCATGGCGAACGATCCTTTGGCCATAAACGATATTCCCCTAAAACTGGTACTGCACCAACTGGATGAGACCACCACCCAACTGAGTTTTAAAAACCCAGTGCACAGCTTACAAGATTATGGGTTAAAGCCTGAAATGGCAGTCGAGTTGCTGAACCGGGTGCAGGCAATACTTTCTTTTTAA
- a CDS encoding carboxymuconolactone decarboxylase family protein produces MTRLQALDPKEATGRSKELFEGIQSKLGMVPNMMKTMGNSSVVLESYLNLSDTLGKGSLGGKLGELLALSVAESNACNYCLSAHSFIGEKLVGIDTDTLQAARGGENGDAKIEAALQFAKTLIAKNGRVSAEDVAAVKDAGYTDGAIGEIVAHVALNIFTNYFNNTANTDIDFPVVEAATV; encoded by the coding sequence ATGACACGTTTACAAGCATTAGATCCAAAGGAAGCAACCGGAAGATCAAAAGAATTATTTGAAGGTATCCAATCCAAATTGGGAATGGTTCCCAATATGATGAAAACCATGGGGAACTCCTCTGTGGTGTTGGAAAGTTACCTAAACCTTAGCGACACATTGGGGAAAGGCTCTTTGGGCGGAAAATTGGGCGAATTATTGGCCTTGTCCGTAGCAGAGTCCAACGCCTGTAACTATTGCCTTTCCGCACATTCTTTTATAGGTGAAAAATTGGTAGGGATAGACACAGATACCTTACAGGCCGCAAGAGGTGGTGAAAACGGGGACGCAAAAATCGAGGCAGCGCTTCAATTTGCAAAAACCTTGATCGCCAAGAACGGACGGGTTTCTGCAGAAGATGTGGCAGCTGTTAAAGATGCCGGATATACCGATGGCGCCATCGGCGAGATCGTTGCCCATGTGGCCTTGAACATTTTTACCAATTATTTTAACAATACGGCCAATACCGATATCGATTTCCCAGTAGTGGAAGCTGCAACGGTATAA
- a CDS encoding PQQ-dependent sugar dehydrogenase: MKMYALTFRSLCLLTFAIITLSCNGKKEDKDKKTSEEITENTEESNGDLPLERLNLPEGFNIELYAENLEGARSMAMGADGTLFVGTRNEGVVYALKDTDGDYKADKTYTIASDLEQPNGVAFKDGDLYVAAVSRLFKFSDIETQLENPAEPELIYDDYPTEFHHGWKYIAFGPDDKLYVPVGAPCNICDSSTVDKRYASITRMNPDGSNREIVAHGVRNTVGFTWHPDTKELWFTDNGRDMMGDDIPPGELNKLTETGQHFGYPFCHGGTVKDPEFGDQRPCSDFVPPVQPLDAHVAALGVKFGKGPMFPESYQGHAFLAEHGSWNRSSKIGYRVTLVKLENGKAIGYAPFIDGWLNEETQEAFGRPVDLLFLEDGSLLISDDYGNAIYRVTYKG; this comes from the coding sequence ATGAAAATGTACGCGCTGACCTTTAGGTCATTATGTTTGCTCACATTTGCGATTATTACGCTTTCCTGCAATGGAAAAAAAGAAGACAAAGACAAAAAAACTTCCGAAGAGATCACCGAGAACACAGAAGAATCTAATGGCGATTTACCCTTGGAAAGGCTGAATCTTCCCGAGGGCTTTAATATCGAGTTATATGCAGAAAACCTCGAGGGAGCGCGCTCCATGGCCATGGGAGCCGATGGCACCTTGTTCGTGGGAACTCGTAACGAGGGAGTGGTGTATGCATTGAAGGACACCGATGGTGATTATAAAGCGGACAAGACCTACACCATTGCTTCCGATTTGGAGCAGCCCAATGGTGTGGCTTTCAAGGATGGTGATCTGTATGTGGCCGCAGTAAGCAGACTCTTCAAGTTTTCTGATATAGAAACACAATTGGAAAACCCTGCGGAACCAGAATTGATCTATGATGATTATCCAACGGAGTTCCATCACGGTTGGAAATATATTGCATTTGGACCAGACGATAAACTCTACGTGCCGGTTGGAGCGCCCTGTAATATTTGCGATAGTTCAACGGTAGATAAACGCTATGCTTCCATAACACGAATGAATCCCGATGGGAGCAACCGGGAGATAGTGGCACATGGTGTGCGAAATACGGTTGGCTTTACGTGGCACCCGGATACCAAAGAGTTATGGTTTACCGATAACGGAAGGGATATGATGGGAGACGATATTCCTCCCGGTGAGTTGAACAAGCTTACCGAAACCGGGCAACATTTTGGCTATCCGTTCTGCCATGGGGGAACCGTAAAAGATCCTGAGTTCGGCGATCAACGACCTTGTTCCGATTTTGTACCTCCTGTTCAACCTTTGGATGCGCATGTAGCCGCTTTGGGCGTAAAATTTGGGAAAGGACCCATGTTCCCGGAGTCGTATCAAGGACATGCTTTTCTGGCAGAGCACGGCTCATGGAACCGCTCGTCTAAAATTGGCTATCGGGTAACTTTGGTAAAATTGGAAAATGGCAAGGCAATAGGTTATGCTCCTTTTATCGATGGTTGGTTAAACGAAGAAACCCAAGAGGCATTTGGTAGACCGGTGGACCTGTTGTTTTTGGAAGATGGCTCGCTGTTAATTTCGGACGATTATGGAAACGCCATATATAGGGTTACCTATAAAGGTTAG
- a CDS encoding DUF4251 domain-containing protein, with protein sequence MKPLQKFILYSLLLSLVACASSQNKATPEQVSALEEMVANKHFEIRALWAQPLVTQSMNSIANAGLLPPGSTANRIEITGAANYFKMVGDSVMADLPFFGERRMGGSYNQNKGGIVFEGIPRDLTIVPTKKDNGKTIRFSINGDSEGYQVIAQLYPNGTARLNISSTHRTNMWFQGDLVPFKEE encoded by the coding sequence ATGAAACCATTACAAAAATTCATACTTTATTCGCTGTTATTGTCTTTGGTGGCTTGTGCCTCTTCACAAAACAAAGCTACACCGGAACAAGTATCGGCACTGGAAGAAATGGTCGCAAACAAGCATTTTGAAATCAGGGCGCTCTGGGCGCAACCATTGGTCACGCAAAGCATGAACAGTATCGCAAATGCAGGCTTGTTGCCTCCGGGCAGCACTGCAAACCGCATTGAAATTACAGGTGCTGCAAATTATTTTAAAATGGTAGGGGACAGCGTTATGGCCGATCTGCCCTTTTTTGGAGAACGTAGAATGGGAGGTAGCTACAATCAAAATAAGGGAGGTATTGTTTTTGAAGGCATTCCTAGGGACTTGACCATAGTTCCAACAAAAAAAGATAATGGGAAAACCATCCGTTTTTCGATCAATGGTGATTCCGAAGGGTATCAGGTAATTGCCCAATTATACCCTAACGGTACCGCCAGGCTCAATATTTCCAGTACCCATCGGACCAATATGTGGTTTCAGGGGGATCTTGTCCCATTCAAAGAGGAATAA
- a CDS encoding nuclear transport factor 2 family protein, which yields METEKKYPLPPFTEATAKEKVQLAEDAWNSQNPEKVSKAYTVDTEWRNRSQFVNGREEVVAFLTEKWQKEKNYKLRKELWAFTDNKIAVRFEYEYQNAEGAWIRAYGNENWEFNEHGLMQKRFASINDLPITESERRL from the coding sequence ATGGAAACAGAAAAGAAATATCCGTTGCCTCCCTTTACCGAGGCAACCGCAAAGGAAAAAGTACAATTGGCCGAAGATGCCTGGAACAGCCAGAACCCGGAAAAAGTGAGCAAGGCCTACACTGTGGATACCGAATGGCGCAACCGTTCCCAATTTGTGAACGGACGAGAAGAGGTGGTTGCCTTTTTGACCGAAAAGTGGCAAAAAGAAAAAAACTACAAACTACGAAAGGAACTATGGGCCTTTACCGACAATAAGATTGCAGTTCGTTTTGAATACGAATACCAAAATGCCGAAGGAGCTTGGATACGCGCATACGGGAACGAGAATTGGGAGTTCAACGAGCACGGGCTTATGCAAAAGCGCTTTGCCAGCATCAACGATCTGCCGATAACCGAATCGGAGAGAAGACTTTAA